Proteins from a genomic interval of Coccinella septempunctata chromosome 2, icCocSept1.1, whole genome shotgun sequence:
- the LOC123307632 gene encoding uncharacterized protein LOC123307632: MNKFFYQIKWYPRNKGPILVLLLSLMVTSNLSKEKSYSRQKRFLWITEDGRLALPPGTTLVMTPSLSLPFVRYPPDGFFSNMTISLPFTIDFNKLGLTDNENPYGVLPPLLARSMGRAAGNLLGDYIGRFLHHRRTKRGLKADPPKLPREHQNTFHGGERALLYFLVEDFLENFGMNGKACLLRAICEVQAYQLNNLGLLGEMLKLFLTASKSPFADILTEYVEAENIGKGKIGSPSECWPYMKDCPKSLFVSSRHNYYSGNEEDNTITEDYDKNQKVTYNPSLKNM; this comes from the exons atgAATAAATTCTTCTATCAGATAAAATGGTATCCAAGAAACAAAGGACCGATACTGGTACTGCTGCTTTCCCTGATGGTTACGTCGAATCTGTCCAAAGAAAAATCGTATTCCAGGCAGAAACGTTTTCTCTGGATAACAGAAGATGGGAGGTTGGCTCTTCCCCCCGGTACCACTTTAGTGATGACTCCGTCATTGTCGCTTCCTTTCGTGAGGTATCCTCCAGATGGCTTCTTTTCGAACATGACTATCAGCCTTCCTTTCACGA TCGATTTCAACAAACTGGGACTGACAGATAATGAGAACCCTTACGGCGTACTCCCCCCTCTCTTGGCCAGATCAATGGGTAGGGCAGCAGGCAACCTTCTTGGAGATTACATTGGGCGCTTTCTGCACCATCGAAGGACCAAGCGGGGCTTGAAAGCAGACCCTCCAAAACTGCCTAGGGAACATCAGAACACCTTTCATGGGGGCGAGAGAGCCCTACTTTATTTTCTAGTCGAAGATTTCTTGGAAAATTTCGGAATGAACGGAAAAGCATGTCTGCTGAGGGCTATTTGCGAAGTTCAAGCATATCAGCTCAATAATTTGGGATTGCTGGGGGAGATGCTGAAACTATTCTTGAC GGCCAGTAAGTCACCGTTTGCAGATATACTAACAGAATACGTCGAGGCGGAAAACATTGGCAAGGGGAAGATTGGTAGTCCATCGGAATGCTGGCCATATATGAAAGATTGCCCAAAATCTCTATTCGTCTCATCTAGGCACAACTATTACAG tGGAAACGAGGAGGACAACACGATAACAGAAGATTATGATAAAAACCAAAAGGTTACCTACAACCCATCGCTCAAAAACATGTAA